Below is a window of Vanessa tameamea isolate UH-Manoa-2023 chromosome 11, ilVanTame1 primary haplotype, whole genome shotgun sequence DNA.
GcgttgcatttataatattagtgtagatatttatgatataatttcaatatacctGTGGTGCTATTACGGttatagcatagcaactgttgctatcaaatatttgttgcggattgatgtcgtatccaacccgcattggagcaattccaccaacccgcattggagcaacgtggtggaatatgctccataccttctcctcaacgggagaggaggccttagcccagcagtgggaaatttacaggctgattattatgatgtcgtatcaaatgaaataaaaaaaatatataaatcagtatCTTGGAACTATACAGTAGCATAATATTCCATAGTACTGATTTATCGACGGCAACGTTTATCAATCCGCAACGAAtgtttgatagcaacagttgctatgctctaaccgCAACAGAACCACTGCTCCACTGTGAATCGGAGATAGAGATACATTCAGTTCGtcgcgatattttccttcacggAACACCGAATTCGAGACCGCATTACGGTTAAGATTTAAGACCTATCCACAAACAGGAACTGCTCattactcatttttaaattagacaaaATTGAAACGTAAAaacagttaatataataatattcagtaaATCCACCGCTGGGCTAATTCAACGAGGAGAGGAGCGTGCATctggcacatgcaggtttcctaacggtgttttccttcaccacgattataaacacaaaacacaGCACGTGGAAATACAGCGGTGTTTGCGTAAGATTGAACACGCAATCATCTGTCAATAAATCCAGGCTGAAGGCTAAATTGACAACCGTATTCAATTGTTTCAgttcgaatatttatattgaagacatataacatatatttgacctccaatatttaattctatataaagaTAACCGCTCAACATTATTCAACGTTAACGACCTTCTGATAAagatcacaataatattattatatgtaattcattcaagaaattatttatatataatattttgtattataacgtGACGAGCGAATACGTGGAAGCTTCGTCTATGAAAATCATAAGTTATATCATGAATACGAACGTCAGTTTGTTTGTTAAGCGTTAACTATTCGATGACACGTGTCCTGAAGAGGAAAACAATCGCATTTTAATCTCCATCGTAATACGTGGAGTTAAACTTAtgattctaattaattttattgaattattacagaatacaaatgacttgtttttttaatgttatagatGACTATTATGGGCTTATATACTAATCTactaaaaagattttattaaaaatgatttttatgttCTTCTGATGGCGTTTCTAAACAAATGAATAAGCAGATAatcatgaaattataaataaaaaaaaaataacaaatgaaattaatacaattgttataattcaaaatattaaaaaaaatatatcaaagttcTATGGCAACGAACAATAGCACACTTATtagaaacataataaaataaacgaaatgatGAAACGATTTCATTATTTCAAGTAGATCATAATAACCCCCAATTATAAActacttaatttttatgaaataattaattttaaaaccataAATATGAATACGTACTTTAGTCACAGTGTCAGTTTTTATGTTAACAGCCATTAAACAAGGAGCCTGTTCCTCCGAGGAGCCGAGGCCGTCGCCTAGGATTTCCTCCAGTTGAGAGAAATACCCCGGCGAGCCTTTGTATTTGACCGTCCACTCGCACGCTCTGACGGAACCCTCTGCGACGTATATTTCCACTCGGTATCGACGCACCTGGAAAAATTACATCAGTCCTTATCATTTAGCTTAACAGCAAAAAGGCGTCCATTTCAATTTTGACTTACAACTGTACTCAGatcaattaactttaattaattatgtatttttgcaaaatgatttttaaaacaataataacttcATTCAGGTTCGGTTCGGTATATTAATGAAACTGTAAATCTCCAACGTATCATCAGAGTAGAGCTTAAGAGATcgtttcaaaaaatgtttcgtaGAGTGGCATTTTCGTATCCGAGGAAAGCTGTTAAGTCAATGGACATGAATACATTGACAAATtgtcgatttaatttatttatttaaccttttGGAAACATACGGTActgtaaacaatataaataaattaccttaAGCGAAATCAGTtcccatacaaaaatatatatgtatatgcactacaattcttttagttttttattaattatatgtaaacgaTACTTGAGTAAGATAGCTATTCGTAATACTTACCTGAtgggaatttattaaaaaaaatattcaattagtatttttttcgcAAGTTACTGTTTTTTTCAGGTTCGACATGATGTTTCACGAGAAaagtttttgaattatttttatgtgtttttacgTTCAGAATTTATCTTCATTAATTTAagagattgaaaaaaaaacgatcgtAATGCACTTTCTGGTGCTTTGCATGAGTCGTGcaaaatctataaattattgttaatgtactaatacatatttgtttaatacCAGAGTCGTGTACCCTCAAATatatgcgatttttttttaattatgtaacatatatattatcccGTGATTACATACCCGTGATACCTTTCGACTTACGGCCACATTGACCGGATTGGTCAAATGATAACCGAGagcacaaaatatattataaagtatgagCGCATGCGCAGTATATACCatatttgtgattttataaattttaaattacatttaacttaCCAGTAGTAACTTTCTTATGAGTATTTCAAAATTTCCTTTAGATAAGACAAGATAATCAAGTTTATTCGGTTCAATTCCCATCTTCTTAATATTCGAATTCGTCGAGAAGACCTCGACAGCGGCCGTGGTCGCATCGACTCCATGGACACTGTAGTAATCGTTACGATCGAATATTCTCACTGTTGTTGGAGGTTTCTGAAATATTTAGATGAGATTtgaaatttcaatgtaaatgaTTGAATTAAATGATGCCAGGCATTGCAATACCTCCTAAACCAATTATCTGAGACGCGTGATTACTGGACGTCGACGATACTATGCCAAAAACAAAAGACGATCAAAACATCTGACAAATGTaggatttataatttaaatgaacgaTTCCTCAGAATTATTTCGCCATCTAGCACTAGATGATTTGGATGGTCTCGAAGCCACAGATTTTAATTAAGACGTTTTAAGCCACTGAATTTTCGACTCAGATCTTGTTTGATGATCgtatatatttcgatatattcACCCACAAAGGcgttacattaattaatttttaatgaaatgaacttcaaaaatataatctcatttgtattttttttgctgtctttactcttaGCCGTCTCACGCACACGACGACATCTTCTAAGTAAGAGTGTCACTCACCCacactaatgcacgccgataataaaACGTAACATCGAAGGTgtgcgccttcgtgagtgaatagatttaaaaatggttaaaaatggTTAACCCACTCAaaaaggcttgcacaaaacaTGGTttggtaaagtaaaaaaaaataataaaaatttcagtatactaaatttataattaggaGAACAAAGCAACAAGCtagtttttcaaaaaatatttaatttaaactaatcaGAAAATGAcatcacaaattatttataattaataaaataacatcgtcTTCGTATCAGTTTAAGGATGAAATCAGCTTCATAAAACAACAGTATTAGGAAATAACAATGTTTTGTCCTTAAACTTATATTGACTCATTGTTTTGTTACTAAAGTTTCTCGAAGTTTcggttgttaatatttttataacggaTACTGATAAGTGATACATTTACTCTCTTTTAAACAACGATTATGTAATTTTGATTGTGTGTGAATAACATTTTTcgtataattaatcaatttgaatattttatttattattggtttAGGGTCTAAAGGAATGTCAAGTAACCGACTGAAAAATATTTGGACGAAGTCCCTGTTTAATCTTCGGGTGCCAGAagtaggtttggagcttattccgctAAACTGGTCGAGTTCTGTTCAGACCGGTGCATATATATGAGGCCGAATTACATCCGATGAACAGTTCCTTcgtgatatatttataagccATAACGTAGGTAGTGGATTGCCGTTTCAGCAGCACAATTAACCTTAACCCATTAACGCAccgatttaaatacaaaatattcggTATGTGTTCAACAAAACAACACATGcctctataaaaaaatttattgccAGATTGCAATTGGAACTGTAGAAAAACACATTTTAGCAGGAGGTCGGTTAAAGTTTTCATATAATACTTACTAAGAATCAAGACTGGCTATGAGCAATGATATTTCTTTAGTAagcaacagaaaaaaaattggaacaGATTAAAAAGTAgatacgttattattttttaaagaactttTTCCTTAAAATATCCTTGGATATACGACCTACTTTTGAATCGAGATCAAAGTCATAAGTAACTACAGGAATATCAACGACAaggaatcataataaataacgttattaaCTGATGTTTACAGAACTCCAAGTACAACCGcgttatcattttttataattatttctcagattactttaaaagatttatatgctgttataaatatttaccacgaataaatttaaaactcatgttaaattaaaaaaataaatatatacagattagttcagtatttttatttatatagtttcagGGAGCCAAATTTACTGACTTATAAAGGTAATTAATGATACGTTCCCGATCTCATTCTCATCAAACTTCGAAAATTCCTCACAAAGATATCCTTAGCTTATTCGTAACCGTGTGGAATAtggataaagataaacaaaccttcgatttacgtatttcgtactaatatgtctttatttataatggaatacgattccacttaactacttatatccactttaattttacttccaaagttccaataGTAGATTCGTTGATGATCAAAATGCCGTTTTTTCGAAAACACGtaataatatcaaagattaTTCCAGCTCATATACTCAAAAAGGACATAGTCCCCACACGCGGCCGAAAACTAAGTAGTACCTTACAATTCGGGAGACATCACAATATCGCACCGTCGGTCTGATCTGATGAATGAACGAAGAGGGGGATAAGGGAGCCCCTCAAGTTTGgactaatttgatttaattgtaattttttactataacttaaattattcataagaaCCTTCAAAATAGAATTACTCATTGACCGCCCACGGCCTTAAGGTGTCATTTGATGAAACGAACTATGAAATCATATCCTGAATCacaaagaaatacaaattatgtcatCAATACCGAAAACTTTATGACATTCACGAAACTGTTTCTTTGAATGTGATGCACATGTTAATACATctgattttttaagtttatgacTGTCtagattataaagatatttgagGGCCTAGATCAAACCCTGGAGCAACCCTAGCAGCCGGAGCCTGAAATTTGGTGTTTACACTACCGTGATGCTCGTAAAGTGATTTTGGTCCTGCACTTGAGCTCTCTTCGGTTGTTGAATTACCATCCCATCTTCGATCTTGCGATCTTGATAAATTCTGTACGGTTAACTAGTATAGTTGAGGATGACCACCATAGCGATGATGATAACCTCGttaagttgaataaaatattgatttaatacaaaatttctaAATTCTTCACATCTGAGATGAAATAAAAGCACAAATTAAACTCgcttgaacccgtaatcttcgattaagattcacgggTCTAACCACTTAGCCAAAACGGCATCAGCGTAGTATAATTAGCTAACCGCAAATCAAACCTTAAatacaaacgtaaataaatgtGTTGTCATAACATGATTAATAAAATGCTACCATTTGTAAAATGTTCATTTAACTCAGAGTATTTTGCATGTTCGCACTTCTTAGAATAATGATCGATAAAGCTGGAGCAAGGGTTATCTTGCGGTagatattaaatgaatactgAATAAATTGGCGCTTTATTCCCGTGCAATGTCAGTGCGCGTACGTATTTACAGCAAGGAGGTTTAATTTgtcaacatatttaattattcacagTAAGTGTacatgtattgttttattttacttcgtaaattatttctatttgaaataaataatatcggtatatgcaatgttttataaaaataattaacttttgaggctttttttaaataaatgttttttttatatattttcaaattctcaaaataataactgttatttattgtattctatttttattgaggtttcattaacataaaaaaatataagataaataatagaatgagtattattttgtttttatttttattctcagATCGTTTCTATGTTCTTCAAAATGAGGCTGCTCATTATGATATGCGCCATATGGGCCTTAGCCTATGGTAAACCAGAAATGTACAAAGAAAAAGAAGATTTTCAATTTTCTAGAAGTTCATCGGACGACGGAAGCAAATCAGGCTACTATGGCGCTCAAAGAGGTAATATGGGAGGAAATTATGAAAAAGCTCATAATATGGACTCATTGGCGCAGCATCAAATGAGCACACTTGTGAGACACGTTGATGGCGAACTGGGGGAAGGTGCTAATACAAGGACTGGTAGCGTATTCACATCTGGAAATTCTAGAGGTTTGTATGGATCTGGAAACTACGATCTCACTAACCTTCACGGTAGAAACTTTGAAGAAGGTGTTTCATATGGCGATTCGCGATCTCAGTCATCGCTTTCATCTCAAAATTCTGCACATACCGGAAGCTCATACTCGGCGGCTAACAATGCGAGATACAGTGCTAACCAATTAAGAGCTTCGGGCCTCAGTTCCACTTACCGTCAAGCTGGTTTAGCATCACAGTATGGACAATTTGACAATCAACAAGCAGAAAGTCAGTACAGTGGAGCTAGTAATTATGAACGCGGAAGTCAGGCTGCAAGcaactacaaatattattctCACGGTGGAAGTCAAGCACGAAGTGAATACGATCAAAGTAGCACCAATTTGAACAGTTTCAGCAACAGTGACGATATCTCTAAAAGCAGACTCATAACAACGCCTGTGAGGGTTTACGTGAGGCCAGGAACTAGGATAGCAATACCAGTTGCGGCTCAAACTTATGACGCTTCGCAAACTTCACTCGTGCATGATCTAAATGCAGTCAACACAGAGGCTGATGTTTTAAGTAATAGCGGTCAGCGAGTTAGTGTTATAAAACCAAAACATTACGAATCATCTTACAATTATCGCAAGGAATGGGAAAAACATGATACTCTACCAGTTACAGTGATGCCTACAGAAAACCCATTCCCTCAAAACAGTGAACTTTATGAGGATACGCAACTATCCCAAGCTGCTGGGCAACGGTATCAAAGTGCTTTAGATTCCTCTAATGTTCAATCAAGTGGCAGTAATAGTGCTTACGCAAGAAACGTCAATAGTGGTTATACTAGTGGGTATAGTGCCAATACTAAATCGGCAGCCGCTAATCGATTACAGTATCAAGCTCAACATCAGAGTTCTGGATCTAGTGcaaattctaatttatatgCACTTGACACGACTAACTCTGACGTAGCAGCAAATTTGAATAATCTAGTAGAAACTACGAATTCTCGACCGAAAAGTTACCAGTCCTCATATTCATATCATAAATCATGGGAAAGGCGTGGTGACCCCTATGTCATTAAGCCAGTTGGAGGTGATTTAAATGGACAAGCATCACAAAGACTTGTAACTGCGACCGCAGATCAAAATTTGTACTCTTCGAGCCTCTACGGAAATCAGTATGGTCAAGCTAAAACCAGTTGTGATGAATTGTGTCATTTACGAAAGCGACGATCCTATAACATAGACTGGGAAAATGTTGATACCACAGGTCAGCAGACACAGAATAAATGGGATGACTTCGAAAATATGGGCCAACAAATTCAAACACAATGGGGTAATTTAGAAGACTTAGGTCAACCAACACAAAACAAATGGGATGATTTCGAAAGTTTAAATCAACATACTCAGAGCGGGTTAGAAGAATTAAGTCAACAGCCTCAAAATCAACTCGGAAACTTAGAAGATTTAGATcaacaaacacaaaataaatggGATAACTTAGAAAGTTTAAATCAACATACTCAGAGCGGCTTAGAAGAATTAAGTCAACAGCCTCAAAATCAACTCGGAAACTTAGAAGATTTAGATcaacaaacacaaaataaatggGATAACTTAGAAAATTTGAATCAACATACTCAGAGCGGCTTAGAAGAATTAAGTACACAGCCTCAAAATCAACTCAGAAACTTAGAAGATTTAGATcaacaaacacaaaataaatggGATAACTTAGAAAGTTTGAATCAACATACTCAGAGCGGCTTAGAAGAATTAAGTCAACAGCCTCAAAATCAACTCGGAAACTTAGAAGATTTAGATcaacaaacacaaaataaatggGATAACTTAGAAAATTTGAATCAACATACTCAGAGCGGCTTAGAAGAATTAAGTCAACAGCCTCAAAATCAACTCGGAAACTTAGAAGATTTAGATcaacaaacacaaaataaatggGATAACTTAGAAAGTTTGAATCAACATACTCAGAGTGGCTTAGAAGAATTAAGTCAACAAACTCAAAGTCAATTAGATCATTTAAAAGATTTAGGCCAACAGACACTAAACACATGGGATAATTtggaaaaattaaatcaacagtCTCAGAATGGTTTAGAAGGTCAACAATCTCAAAGTCAATGGCACAATTTAGGGAGTTTGGGTcaagaaaaacaaaatcaatggAATCATTTTGAAAATTCTGGTCAGCAGACACAGAATCTGTGGGATAAATTTGAACAGTTAACTCCACAAAAACAAGATAAATCAAATGATCAACAAACTTTTAACACATGGAACAGGATCGAAGACCAACAATcaagtaagttttaattttatgatgggCACAAGCAATCAGtatgttaagttaaatttaaatatttaattgagaaAAGCATTTAACCTTTTAAAAGTCTGCTTTATGTTGCCATgacttaatgttttaaaattttattaaatcaatatataatcaataatattatagtaataatattgtcTGAAATATGATTCATAAtctaataacttatataattttattcctttttgcataaataataaagtatactttattaatgtattaaaatatagctgttactattaaataaacctCTTAAAGCAGGAAATTTTGAACAATGGGCACATCAATATATGAATAGTGGAGATTTAGATCAATCAATGTTTTATCATTCTATGCAACCCATCTGGAATAAAATTAACAGTTTAGAGgctcaaaaaaacattgaaagttCTGTGGTAAACCATCAACAAGTCAATTTTAATCAAGAAAGTAATTGGAAAGAATCCAGAGATAATTTTAATCAAGTTGTTACAAGACCGCAGGACCATCCAATGAGTAACACTGAATTAAGTCTATGGGATACAattgacaaattaattaaagaatctgataaaaataaggataacattaacaataatCAGTATTTGGATACTAATACATCAAATTTTAAGTGGGTAGATACTCAAAGTACTAGTAATAATTACCATGGCACAAATTATGAGCATGATTTTAAACAATCAATTGAAAAAACAACAGATGAGTCTGTCCAACCAACAgaacctaataaaaatatagaaattgatTCAAAAGATACAATCACATTGtcaaataaaactgaaataaatagaaatggTGTCAGTCCCATAACAACTCATCAAATTAGACCAATTGTTGATGTTGGACGTGGTGATATTGGCCCTGATGATATACCAGTAGTATCAATAGAAACAAGTGGCCAGAGTAATGATGATAAGGTTGAAGATTCTTTAAGCtccataaatacaaataaattgtacaaaacaCAACAAGAGATTGAATCTTTAAGCTTGAAACAGAGTGATGAAAACCAATTTGGTGACAAATTAAATCAAGaacctataaatttaaatgtgataGGCTTAGATCATCAATTTGAAGTAACTAGCACTTCTACTGCAAAACCAATAGTCAACTACTACAATAgctataaagataataatcaattaatccACAAAGAATACAATATGCCAAGTTATAAAAGTCCATCAATCACCCACATAGAACCTAAATACGATGATGTACAAATTTCTGAAGTGCAAATACCTGAAGATATTGAGCAACAACATTTTGCACAAACTTTTATTGACATGCAACAGCAACAGCAAATGAGTAATGTGGACAATGTATTAATGGATTTCGGTCAACAGCAACAAGTACAAGTGCCTCTCAGTGAAAATATACAACAAGAATTATATACACCACAAGAAATTGGTAGTTTCGATAATGATTTCCAAAATAAGCATGAACAAGTACAAACTAAGTTTTTTCAAGACAATCAAATCCAAGaatctttaaatgaaaatgaaaaaagtatCCATACTGTTAATAATTTGGAATCAGTTCCTAAAAACAAAGATATGCTAATAGAACAGATTGAACCAACCGAAAAACCTGGTTTTTGGAAATCTGTATGGAGTAAAACTAAAAATGCCAAAGAATCTATTGTTTCATGGTTTAAAAGTTAAGAAATTTTACCAATGACATAATTGATcaataatgtaagaaatatagaATAGTTAAAATTGCAATTTATAGAACATCAACAGAAAAAGAATCATCTTAATATTACGTAATGAATATGTTCAACTAATTTACTTACATCAGGTAACGAATGAAAGTATTTAATGAATGCTTGCTGTTGTACTGAATCTGAAAAGATAgagaataatatcatatatataaattactggtaattatattaaaatatatttatggaaaatataaacaagttttattatattttaaaatgtgcaGCAAAATCTAATCACCTACTCACTaacttttaaagatattatgatGCTGTTTGAATTGtataacatgttttatttattttgtgtatttgcagatatattatgacatatatattgtattttaatatgtttatttaatgttttttcttgCAATTACTTTCGACTccatttttttcacaaataatcatcataatatcaaatctaaacttaatattataatgttacaaaGAAACTTTTTTATCACCACAAATtatcacataataattttattgattttgtaaatataattagaaaattaagTTACTTTATGTGATGTTTAAAGCATatacaaataagttattaaattattatccatcgaaatattttcttaaactaaTGTATTGTTCATTGTTTTACTTTCAAGATAAACATTAGTTTCATGGAGATAAGAGTTTAAACTACCATTTGAACTgataattaatatcttaattcaaTTCTATATAACTATTGTTTAGCATACATTTctgatttttaatgtaaaatacatacataaaggaaaaaatattttaaaataaaaatatatatttacatttacctaAATTTAACGCGTGTTTAGGCTGCAGTGACGACATTTCAGTATATTGGTATTCTAttcacttattatataaaaagttttattaattatacgattaattgtatttcaaagcaagtataaaaaattagcgGTATTTTCAAGTTTGAGTATTTATTGACAGTTGAGGACAgagtatattaaaagtaatacagATGGAATTTGATAGTAACATCTCGTTGTCATTATGTTAATTGTTgcctgattaaaaaatattgtaaaaaatattatcacataaACACTAAACAAAATTCTGCgagataagattttaaatattaattggaaaatattatataattattcatggAAAATGAAAGATCAATATTGGCTGTATTATAAGAGATATACCTCCTTGCGTAAGATATCTCATTAAAGTTGGTTATGTAAcatgttcaaaattaattttgatcgaataaaaatgtgataatgtctaaaataaaatgataaaactcagataataatgtaacatatttgaatgaagtaagtgttttttttaataaaaacgaattatgaAATAACTGCCTTTTTATTTCAATCCAGATTGGGTCAAAATTACGCAATATTTTCAATTACCATTTAAAGAAGAAAtgcacatttaatttattatattgtaagatGTATCATGAAAATTTGATAAGAGACaagtgtaaatttttatgtatttatttaaatagtttcatCTAATGCCgtaaaaagaaacataaaaaatagtaatatatgacactgacattTTAAATTGACGTCTTGATGGTTGTGTTGTGTGTACAGTTTGAACCTAATTGgattttgttatattacattttatttgtgcttaatatgttaatttttaaatgtgcgCTTATAGTTTTAACTTCGACCTATATTTTATCGTAAGTATATTTCAAGTATTAATGAAGTGCGTTATCCTAAAATTACGAAATAGAAACTATTTgccgattttattataaataaatcaaattattgtaataatgataagtattaacatttaatataactgtTTTGAAGTGTTATTATTGCATCTCAGTGTAAAGTGTACAATTTTACCATGTAATGTATAACATTTACTTATTCTAGCATTTGCCTTTCACTTTTCAGTgtagttttcatttgttttcttatttgtGTTAAGAACGTTTTCTCTTTTTTTCAGCCTTTGTTCTCAAGTCGTTAACGAAACAAACTTTTTCGACACTGGCCTTGCATTTATGTATATTGCCAGTGGAGCATTCGGTaagattaaaaaagttaaaacttaacactgtatgtgtatattatatattgtatttctatatatttgaaatatatgaataatataatttgtgtttttaatatctatatttttatgaaatattttgttgatataaattaactgtaaaattatataattaatattttatagtataaaataagtgttctttaatattaataatttcttaagttgaggaacaaattatttatttctccaagttcattattttactaacaaaaaaaaaaaaaaataactaagttactgataattaatataaaccaaagatttttaaatataatcaaagtcagataaacaattaaatgtattttttctttaacttaTTTCTCTACCTTTATAAtcgtaaaataatacattaatttgtatgaaactacagtaatttaaaaatctttgggttgaaaatattttaagttaattgattataaataataacttggtgatagcttaattttttttttatgtcataaattgTGTTAAATTACGTATTCATATCAAGCCAACTAAACATTAACTTgcctataaatattgtttataaaaaagacaTACAAGATaggtatgttatttaaaatacagagaCAGCATATCTTTACCTAATCTAAACAGTATTTGTAGGTAAaagtatatcattattaaataaaatttatgtatgtaacatttgtatgtgctaacaaataattttttcaGCTGGCAAAATCATATATGACAGATACCAGCAAATTCATATACTAGGATCATTAACCCCCAATCCGAATGTGACTTCCTTTGCCAATAGGATTGCTTGTTTCTCAGCTTCATTCCTGTCTCTGGGCTTCCTGGTCTActtctttttatttctattcaagGTAAGGGTCAATGTGATGTTTTAATTGttgaatctaaataaattaaatgttgtttttagtTTCacatgttccggtttgaaggattatttatataatgtgatTGTAGTGAgtgaggcacaagggacttaacatcttagctcccagattggtggtgcattggtgcgaagtaaggattggtta
It encodes the following:
- the LOC113396173 gene encoding protein PF3D7_1417600-like, whose amino-acid sequence is MFFKMRLLIMICAIWALAYGKPEMYKEKEDFQFSRSSSDDGSKSGYYGAQRGNMGGNYEKAHNMDSLAQHQMSTLVRHVDGELGEGANTRTGSVFTSGNSRGLYGSGNYDLTNLHGRNFEEGVSYGDSRSQSSLSSQNSAHTGSSYSAANNARYSANQLRASGLSSTYRQAGLASQYGQFDNQQAESQYSGASNYERGSQAASNYKYYSHGGSQARSEYDQSSTNLNSFSNSDDISKSRLITTPVRVYVRPGTRIAIPVAAQTYDASQTSLVHDLNAVNTEADVLSNSGQRVSVIKPKHYESSYNYRKEWEKHDTLPVTVMPTENPFPQNSELYEDTQLSQAAGQRYQSALDSSNVQSSGSNSAYARNVNSGYTSGYSANTKSAAANRLQYQAQHQSSGSSANSNLYALDTTNSDVAANLNNLVETTNSRPKSYQSSYSYHKSWERRGDPYVIKPVGGDLNGQASQRLVTATADQNLYSSSLYGNQYGQAKTSCDELCHLRKRRSYNIDWENVDTTGQQTQNKWDDFENMGQQIQTQWGNLEDLGQPTQNKWDDFESLNQHTQSGLEELSQQPQNQLGNLEDLDQQTQNKWDNLESLNQHTQSGLEELSQQPQNQLGNLEDLDQQTQNKWDNLENLNQHTQSGLEELSTQPQNQLRNLEDLDQQTQNKWDNLESLNQHTQSGLEELSQQPQNQLGNLEDLDQQTQNKWDNLENLNQHTQSGLEELSQQPQNQLGNLEDLDQQTQNKWDNLESLNQHTQSGLEELSQQTQSQLDHLKDLGQQTLNTWDNLEKLNQQSQNGLEGQQSQSQWHNLGSLGQEKQNQWNHFENSGQQTQNLWDKFEQLTPQKQDKSNDQQTFNTWNRIEDQQSTGNFEQWAHQYMNSGDLDQSMFYHSMQPIWNKINSLEAQKNIESSVVNHQQVNFNQESNWKESRDNFNQVVTRPQDHPMSNTELSLWDTIDKLIKESDKNKDNINNNQYLDTNTSNFKWVDTQSTSNNYHGTNYEHDFKQSIEKTTDESVQPTEPNKNIEIDSKDTITLSNKTEINRNGVSPITTHQIRPIVDVGRGDIGPDDIPVVSIETSGQSNDDKVEDSLSSINTNKLYKTQQEIESLSLKQSDENQFGDKLNQEPINLNVIGLDHQFEVTSTSTAKPIVNYYNSYKDNNQLIHKEYNMPSYKSPSITHIEPKYDDVQISEVQIPEDIEQQHFAQTFIDMQQQQQMSNVDNVLMDFGQQQQVQVPLSENIQQELYTPQEIGSFDNDFQNKHEQVQTKFFQDNQIQESLNENEKSIHTVNNLESVPKNKDMLIEQIEPTEKPGFWKSVWSKTKNAKESIVSWFKS